A stretch of Candidatus Poribacteria bacterium DNA encodes these proteins:
- a CDS encoding PD40 domain-containing protein codes for MVRSFLGRGPFLAAMFLLSISMAYALSLPDIRIVFLSADSNANENIYLLRDLREGSPINLTKEENLKRLFPPRWSPDGRRIVFSLIRGVLILSREIYTLDLRTGKRELIANGLWPAWSPDGSKIAFSDLEGIHVMDLSRGGEKHLLVERDAVKGNMGYLDWSPNGKKIAFGWKKLYVLDLPTGRVKEVPLEVVPYLIEGISWSPDGEWLACGFKMKFSNFPDIYLVDPDTGKCRNLTNSRSIDINPCWTPDGRFILFTSDRNESEDLFDFYLMTPQGEVVHQIKLGGVQQNADVFDPHYAYSVSPVNLWDTMWGVIKRFTR; via the coding sequence ATGGTCAGATCCTTTTTAGGAAGAGGGCCGTTTTTGGCCGCTATGTTTCTCCTATCTATCAGCATGGCTTATGCCCTGAGCTTGCCCGATATACGGATCGTCTTCCTATCCGCTGACAGCAATGCCAACGAAAACATATATCTGCTCAGGGACCTGAGAGAGGGGAGTCCGATCAACCTCACGAAGGAGGAAAACCTCAAGCGTCTTTTCCCTCCCAGATGGTCGCCCGATGGCAGGAGGATCGTCTTCAGCCTGATAAGGGGAGTGCTGATCCTAAGCAGGGAGATATATACCCTCGACCTGAGGACAGGTAAGAGGGAGCTGATAGCGAACGGGCTTTGGCCGGCTTGGTCTCCCGACGGAAGTAAGATAGCCTTCTCCGATCTTGAGGGTATCCACGTCATGGATCTTTCGAGGGGTGGTGAGAAACACCTCCTGGTGGAAAGGGATGCCGTTAAAGGCAACATGGGTTACCTCGATTGGTCTCCGAACGGCAAAAAGATAGCCTTCGGCTGGAAGAAGCTCTATGTCCTGGATCTGCCGACCGGTAGGGTGAAAGAGGTTCCGCTGGAGGTGGTTCCCTACCTCATCGAGGGCATCTCATGGTCGCCTGACGGCGAATGGCTCGCCTGCGGGTTTAAGATGAAATTCAGCAATTTCCCGGACATCTACCTCGTGGACCCCGACACGGGGAAGTGTAGGAACTTGACGAATAGCCGAAGCATCGACATAAATCCCTGCTGGACGCCCGACGGAAGGTTTATCCTGTTCACGTCGGATAGGAATGAGAGCGAAGACCTCTTCGACTTTTACCTGATGACGCCTCAAGGAGAGGTGGTCCATCAGATCAAACTGGGCGGCGTTCAGCAAAACGCAGATGTCTTCGATCCACATTATGCCTATTCCGTCTCACCGGTGAACCTGTGGGATACTATGTGGGGGGTAATCAAGCGATTTACCCGATAA